The sequence below is a genomic window from Thermoflavifilum sp..
ACCCGGTTTGCGCTTCCTGTGGGACAAGTTATACCGAAGCAGAAGGCTGGCGATTGACGGATATGGTATGTGTCTGCTTCCAACAGCAATTCCGGGTGTGCCCACCATGTCGAAAAAAGCCCTGCTCATGCGGGCATTTACCCTTTGAAAAATGGTGGCTGGCCGAATCGGATTGCCCGGGATATTTCCTCGACCTGCTGAACGAATGAACAAGCATGGCGTCGGGCATACGATTATTGTACCTTTGTTAGAAAAACAGCTATGGCTTACAGCAGCCTCCGGCAATTCATTGAACGTCTGGAACAGGCCGGCGAGCTCTATCGCATCAAGGCCTATGTGAACCCCTGTCTCGAAATTGCGGAGATTACCGACAGGATGAGTAAATCGCCCGGAGGAGGGAAAGCCTTGCTCTTTGAAAACACGGGTTATGATTTTCCGGTGTTGATCAATGCCATGGGCAGCTACCGACGCATGTGCATGGCCTTAGGTGTAGACGACCTGAATGTCATTGGCCGGGAAATGGAAGCCCTGTTCAAAAGTCTTGCCGTACCTCGTAGCTCGCTTGTAGAAAAACTCAGCCTGCTGCCTACCCTGGGTAAACTTGCTTCCTGGATGCCCGTACGCATCAAAGGACGGGGTGCCTGCCAGGAAGTCGTGATGCCCGAACCCGACTTATACCGCCTGCCCATTCTCACCTGCTGGCCTAAAGACGGCGGCCCTTTCATCACGCTGCCCATCATCCATACCCGAGATCCCCATACGGGCATCCGCAATGTAGGCATGTATCGCATGCAGGTGTTTACCAAAGACATGACGGGCATGCACTGGCACAAACACAAAGTTTCGGCCCGCCATTTTCAGGCCTACCAGGCTTTAAAACAAAAAATGCCCGTGGCCGTAGCCCTGGGCGGCGATCCGGTATACACCTATGCCGCAACGGCTCCTTTGCCCGACAACGTAGATGAATATATGCTGGCCGGCTTTCTTCGAAAAAAGAAGGTGGAACTCGTGAAATGCCTGACTCAGGATATCGAAGTGCCCGCCGATGCCGATATTGTTATCGAAGGATATGTAGATCCGGAGGAGGCCTTCATCTGGGAAGGGCCTTTCGGCGATCATACCGGCTATTATTCGTTGCCCGACTGGTATCCACGCTTTCATGTTACTTGCATCACACATCGCAAAGATGCCGTGTATCCCGCCACCATTGTGGGCATCCCTCCTCAGGAAGATGCCTGGATCGGCAAAGCCACCGAACGCATTTTCATCACGCCAATCAAAATGACCATGTTGCCCGAGGTGGTGGACATGGATATGCCCATCGAAGGCGTATTTCACAACCTTACCATCGTGAGTATCCACAAACAATATCCCGGCCATGCACAAAAGGTCATGAACGCCATGTGGGGTGCGGGACAGATGATGTTCAATAAAATGCTGGTCATCGTAGACGGCGAGCTGAATATCCATGATTACGAAACCCTGGCCCGTGAAGCATTTGCACATTGGCGTCCCGAACAGGATACCTATTTCAGCCAGGGCCCCATGGATGTACTCGACCATGCTTGCAGCAAGCCTGGTATCGGTGGTAAAATGTGCATCGATGCCACCCGCAAATGGGAAGAAGAAATCACGGAAGAAGCCCCAACGCCCATCAACCCCGCACTGCTACCCGATATGCAGCAGCTCCAGCAGCAATTTCCAGAAATTCGGGACATCAATACCCGTTTGCTCGACCGACAGATACCCTGCATCATGATGGCCGTTCAGAAAAACCGTAAGGGCCATATCCATCAGCTCCACGAGGCCTGTGCACCGCTATTTGCCAGGGTGGGTGTGAAAATGATCCTGTATGCCGAACATACGGTACCCGTGAACGACCTGCCCATTGCACTCTGGCGAATCTGCAACAACCTCGATCCCCGACGCGATCATGTTTTTGCCGCAGGCATCCTGGGCCTGGATGGCACACGCAAAACCCGGGAATTCGACGGATTCCAGCGGGAATGGCCTAACATCATCGTGGCCGATGAAGCCACCATACGGACCGTGGATGAAAAATGGAATACCCTACAGATCGGTCCCTTCATTCCTTCCCCTTCACTTAAATTCCGTAAGCAACTCTATGGCGAAAATGCTGTGGCTCAGCCTTGATGCCAGAACCAGCGCTTTACACATTTCTTTTTACCTTTGGCTTCCTAAACACCTAAAAATCATTTCTTATGGCTTATGATGTCATCGTTATCGGAAGTGGTCCCGGCGGATATGTTGCCGCTATCCGGGCTTCACAATTGGGATTTAAAACGGCCATCGTTGAACGGGAATCGCTGGGAGGCATTTGCTTAAACTGGGGATGCATCCCCACCAAAGCCCTGTTGAAAAGTGCACAGGTGATGGAGTATGCCCAACATGCGGCAGATTATGGCGTGAAAATCGAAAAAGCCAGTCCCGATTTTCCGGGAATGATTCAGCGCAGCCGGGCTGTAGCCGATAAGATGAGTAAAGGCGTGCAATTCTTAATGCGAAAAAATAAAATCGATGTCATCCAGGGCACCGCTAAGCTCGTGGCTAAAGGCCAGATCAGCGTAACCGATGCCGGTGGTAAATCCACCACCTACGAAGGCCGACATATCATCATCGCTACAGGCGGGCGTAGTAAAGAATTACCCAGCATGAAAATCGACCACGAAAAAATCATCGGCTATCGCGAAGCCATGGTACTGCCCAAACAGCCGGCATCGATGATTATCGTGGGATCGGGAGCCATCGGGGTGGAGTTCGCTTATTTTTACCACAGCATCGGCACCAAGGTTACGATTGTAGAGTTTTTACCCCGCATCGTTCCCAACGAAGATGAAGATATCTCACGTGAGCTGGAAAAAATCTACAAGAGAAAAGGCATCGACATCATGACCAGTTCGGAAGTCACTGCTGTCGATACTTCAGGCAAAGGCGTGAAAGCTACAGTGAAAACGCCCAACGGCAACGTTACCCTCGAAGCCGACATCCTGCTGAGCGCCGTAGGTATCGTGGCCAATATCGAAAACATCGGGCTGGAAACGCTGGGCGTGAAAACAGAAAAAGGCAAAATCGCCGTCGATACCTATTATCAGACCAATGTGCCGGGCATCTACGCCATCGGCGATTGTATTCCCGGACCTGCACTGGCTCATGTGGCATCGAAAGAAGGCATTGTGTGTGTGGAACATATCGCTTTCCAGGAAAAGAAATACGCCCGCAAACCCGAACCCATCGATTACCACAATATTCCCGGCTGTACCTATTGTTCACCCGAAATCGCTTCGGTGGGATATACCGAAAAAGCAGCCCGGGAAGCAGGTTATGAAGTGAAAGTGGGTAAATTCCCCTTATCGGCTTCCGGTAAAGCCACTGCCGCAGGAGCCAACGAAGGATTTATTAAAGTGGTATTTGACGCAAAATACGGCGAATGGCTGGGCACCCACATGATTGGCTATAATGTCACCGAAATCATTGCGGAAACGGTCGTTGCCCGTAAGTTAGAAACCACCTATCAGGAAGTACTCGACTCCATTCATCCGCATCCCACTATCAGCGAATCGGTGAAAGATGCCATTGAAGTGGCTTATGGCGAAGCCATCCACCTGTAAAAAGGTGTCGGTGCAGACCGTATATGAACTTTAAGGGCTCCAGTGAATCATCTGTCTGGGGCCCTTTTGATTTAATCAAAAACATTGCATACTTAAAAGGGTGAGAGATGCACTCACATTAATTTTTTGGCTTCTTTACGAAGCACGTCCAAGGCCACCTGCAGGGGAGAAGGTTGTTGTTTCAGATGCTCGGCGAGAAGTTGTTTGCACAAAGTGGCGCTGCGGGCCTCCGCAGGTAACTGGCTGATTAATACGTTCAGCTGGCTGATCATGTATTCTTTAGCGTGCACCACCGCATCCCAGGCTACCTGCGAAACATATATTTGCTGACTCACGTTGTGGGCATATTCTTCGCGGATATCCTGTATCATCAATGCATATAATTCCCCCGCCGGAAGATCAATCTTGCCCAACCGATAGACCAGTTGTTCAGGCGAAATACGCTCAATGAAAACCACCAGCCGTTCATACGCTTGCAATTGCAACGGCAAGGTATATTGCCGGGGCGCAAATGTATCGGCCGCAACTGTAGTTCGGGATGATTTTTTTCGCCTGGAGACCAGATCGCGAACCAGCGAATAGAGGATAACCACACCGCCAATAGCTATCAGTATTTCTAACCAAAGCAGCGAAGAGCCCATCATAATCCTTTCATAATGACGGATAAAGATAGGGAAATGGTTCACATTTGCACCATTCCTGTGAATGACCTACCACCTGTGGAGATGCGCTCATTTATTTTGCTTAAACCATTCATCCTGCATGTTTTTCAACCTTCACCATGCGAATATTTCGCTGGAGGCCCTGCCAGCCTGCACGCTTCAGGGCCGATCGGCCGAAGATCTCTACAAATTTTTCTTCCGTAAGCCTTTCCCAGTCGGCGGTACGAAAATTCAATATTTCCGGCAGGGGAGTGAAAGCCGGCTCTGTTGCGGGTTTGCTGAAGCGGTTCCAGGGACAAACATCCTGGCAGATATCACAGCCGAATATCCAGTTTTGCCATTTTCCTTCGGCCTCGGCAGGCATCATGTGTTCCCGGAGTTCGATAGTATAGTACGAAATACATCGACTGGCGTCGATCACCTTATCGGGCAGGATGGCCTGCGTTGGACAGGCATCGATGCAGCGGGTACAACTACCGCAATAATCTCTGGCAAAGGGATCATCATATTCCAGCTGCAGATCAGTAATCAGCGTGGCAATAAACAGAAATGAACCCTGCCTGCGTGTGAGCAAATTCCCGTTTTTACCAATCCAGCCCAATCCCGAGCGTACAGCCCAGGCGCGCTCCAGCACCGGCCCACTGTCCACAAAGCCCCGACCTTCAATTTCACCAACCTGCTCGCGCAGGCTTTTTAAAAAAATTTTCAACTTCTTTTTAATAACCCGATGATAATCTTCACCATAAGCATATTTTGCAACCTGATAACCATCCGCTCGTTGCTTTTGAGCAGGATAGTAGTTCATGAGCAGGGTGATTACCGATTTCGCTCCGGGCACCAGTTTCCGGGGATCAATACGCAGATCAAAATACCGCTCCATATACGCCATTGTACCATGATAACCCTTGCTGAGCCAGGCTTGCAACCTTCGGGCATCCTCACTCAACTGGGTTGCACGGGCAATGCCACAATAATCAAAACCCAGCGCACGGGCCAGTTGCTTCACGACAGCCGTATGTTTTGCCTCAACCGGATTCATAGCTTTTCAATATACAAAAGTAGATATCCTGCTCTATGTGCTGATCAAAAGCCTGTGATGGTTGTGGCATGGAACCGATATGAACGGGAGTTTAGCTTCGTGTAAGTATGCTGCCACATCGCTATGGGCGAAAAGGAGCCGAACATCCTTTAAAGAACCGCGGAGATGAACAAATCGGAAAAATTAACAGTTAGGCACCGCATGGAGCTGAAATTCAGGCAGGGAAAGCAATCGCGATATGACATCCTTTCGGAATTGAAACAGCTGGAGTTAAATTTGATGCATTCAGGTAAGTTTTTTAAAAAAGTCGGAATATGAATTTGAATGAATTCACCATTAAGTCACAGGAGACGATTCAAAAAGCTCAACAGCTGGCTTTTGAAGCACGGAACCCGGCCATCGAAACGGGACATTTGCTGAAAGCCTTGCTGGATGAGAATCCAGATACCATGGAATACTTACTGAAGAAAAATGAGGTCAATCTCAATTTTCTCCAAGCCCGACTGAACGATATCCTGAAACGCTATCCCAGATTGGAATCAGGCGAGGGTGGCCAGACGATCAGTCGTGATTTGAACAATGCCCTGATGCGGGCTTCCACGCTTATCAAAGAATTCAAGGATGAGTTTGTGAGTGTCGAACACCTGTTGCTTGCGCTGCTGATGGGCAATGACGATGTTGCCAGCTTGCTGAAAGATGCAGGCATGACGGAAAAGGGTTTACGTGTAGCTATCGCCGATTTACGCAAGGGAAGCACCGTAACCAGTCAGACGGCCGAATCGCAGTTCAATGCCCTGCAAAAATATGCCCGCAACCTGAACGAGCTGGCCGCAGCAGGTAAACTGGATCCGGTCATCGGCCGCGACGAAGAAATCCGCCGCACCCTGCACATTCTTTCCCGGCGTACGAAAAACAATCCTATCCTGGTGGGCGAGCCTGGCGTGGGGAAAACGGCTATCGTGGAAGGGCTGGCCCATCGCATCATCAATGGCGACGTGCCGGAGAACCTGAAAACCAAAGTTATCTATGCGCTTGATATGGGCGCCCTTATGGCCGGCGCTAAATATCGTGGCGAATTTGAGGAACGCCTGAAAGCCGTGATCAAAGAAGTTACCGAAAGCAACGGCGAGGTGATTCTCTTTATCGATGAAATCCATACGCTGGTGGGCGCCGGAGCCATGGAAGGGGCCATGGATGCCGCCAACATCATGAAGCCGGCACTGGCTCGAGGTGAATTGCGGGCGATAGGTGCCACAACATTAAACGAGTACCAGAAATATTTCGAACGCGACAAAGCACTGGAACGTCGCTTCCAGAAAGTGATGATCGACGAGCCCAGCGTAGAAGATGCGATATCTATTCTACGTGGCTTGAAGGATCGCTACGAAACCCATCATCACGTCCGCATTAAAGATGAAGCGATCATCGCAGCCGTGGAACTGTCACATCGATATATAACCGATCGGTTTTTGCCGGATAAGGCCATAGATTTGATAGATGAAGCTGCCGCAAAGCTCAGGCTGGAAATGAATTCCATGCCGGAAGAATTAGATGAACTGGAAAGAAAAATCAGGCAGCTGGAAATTGAGCGTGAAGCCATTAAGCGGGAAAACGATCAACAAAAACTTGAAGAACTGAGTCGCGAAATCGCCGAACTTTCAGAACAACGAAATGCCCTGAAGGCTAAATGGCAGCAGGAAAAAGAAATTGTCGATAAAATTCAATCGGCCAAAGCCACAATCGAGAATTTGAAAATTGAAGCCGAGCAGGCCGAACGTAACGGCGATTATGGCCGTGTGGCTGAAATTCGTTACGGAAGGATTCGTGAACAGGAAAACCTGGTGAAACAATACACGCAGGAACTGGAAAAACTTTCGGCCGATAAAAGATTACTGAAAGAAGAAGTTGACGCCGAAGATATTGCAGAAATTGTGTCAAAAGCAACCGGCATTCCCGTAACACGCATGATGCAAAGTGAAAAAGAAAAACTCTTGCACCTGGAAGACGAATTGCACAAGCGCGTAGTAGGCCAGGATGAGGCCATTGAAGCCGTAGCCAACGCCATTCGTAGAAGCCGTGCAGGGTTGCAGGACGAGCGCAGACCCATCGGTTCCTTCATCTTTCTCGGTACCACGGGCGTAGGAAAAACGGAACTGGCCAAGGCGCTGGCCGAATGTCTGTTTGATGATGAGCGCATGATGACCCGCATCGACATGAGCGAGTATCAGGAAAAACACACCGTTAGCCGCCTTATTGGTGCACCTCCCGGATATGTAGGTTACGAAGAAGGGGGACAACTCACCGAGGCGGTGCGCCGCAAGCCCTATTCGGTGATTTTGCTGGATGAGATTGAAAAGGCACATCCCGATGTCTGGAATATTCTGCTCCAGGTGCTGGACGATGGTCGCTTAACCGATAATAAAGGTCGTGTCGTGAATTTCAAAAATACCATTATCATCATGACCAGCAACCTCGGAAGCCATATCATCCAGGAAAACTTTAATCAGCTCACGGATGATAATAAAGAAGAAATCATAGAACGCACCCGGGCCGAAGTCATGGCATTACTTCGCCAGACGATAAGGCCTGAATTCCTGAATCGGATCGATGAAATCATCCTCTTCCAGCCACTCATGAAAGAACAGATTCGCGAAATCGTGAATATCCAGCTCAATCACCTGCAGGAACAGATGCAGAAGAACGGCTATCAGGTAGATTTCACCGATTACCTGATCGACTACCTCTCTGTGGCTGGATATGATCCTCAGTTTGGAGCGCGGCCGCTCAAACGGGTCATTCAAAAAGAAATTGTCAACCCCCTGAGCAAAAAAATAATAGCCGG
It includes:
- a CDS encoding menaquinone biosynthesis decarboxylase gives rise to the protein MAYSSLRQFIERLEQAGELYRIKAYVNPCLEIAEITDRMSKSPGGGKALLFENTGYDFPVLINAMGSYRRMCMALGVDDLNVIGREMEALFKSLAVPRSSLVEKLSLLPTLGKLASWMPVRIKGRGACQEVVMPEPDLYRLPILTCWPKDGGPFITLPIIHTRDPHTGIRNVGMYRMQVFTKDMTGMHWHKHKVSARHFQAYQALKQKMPVAVALGGDPVYTYAATAPLPDNVDEYMLAGFLRKKKVELVKCLTQDIEVPADADIVIEGYVDPEEAFIWEGPFGDHTGYYSLPDWYPRFHVTCITHRKDAVYPATIVGIPPQEDAWIGKATERIFITPIKMTMLPEVVDMDMPIEGVFHNLTIVSIHKQYPGHAQKVMNAMWGAGQMMFNKMLVIVDGELNIHDYETLAREAFAHWRPEQDTYFSQGPMDVLDHACSKPGIGGKMCIDATRKWEEEITEEAPTPINPALLPDMQQLQQQFPEIRDINTRLLDRQIPCIMMAVQKNRKGHIHQLHEACAPLFARVGVKMILYAEHTVPVNDLPIALWRICNNLDPRRDHVFAAGILGLDGTRKTREFDGFQREWPNIIVADEATIRTVDEKWNTLQIGPFIPSPSLKFRKQLYGENAVAQP
- the queG gene encoding tRNA epoxyqueuosine(34) reductase QueG; translated protein: MNPVEAKHTAVVKQLARALGFDYCGIARATQLSEDARRLQAWLSKGYHGTMAYMERYFDLRIDPRKLVPGAKSVITLLMNYYPAQKQRADGYQVAKYAYGEDYHRVIKKKLKIFLKSLREQVGEIEGRGFVDSGPVLERAWAVRSGLGWIGKNGNLLTRRQGSFLFIATLITDLQLEYDDPFARDYCGSCTRCIDACPTQAILPDKVIDASRCISYYTIELREHMMPAEAEGKWQNWIFGCDICQDVCPWNRFSKPATEPAFTPLPEILNFRTADWERLTEEKFVEIFGRSALKRAGWQGLQRNIRMVKVEKHAG
- the lpdA gene encoding dihydrolipoyl dehydrogenase, which gives rise to MAYDVIVIGSGPGGYVAAIRASQLGFKTAIVERESLGGICLNWGCIPTKALLKSAQVMEYAQHAADYGVKIEKASPDFPGMIQRSRAVADKMSKGVQFLMRKNKIDVIQGTAKLVAKGQISVTDAGGKSTTYEGRHIIIATGGRSKELPSMKIDHEKIIGYREAMVLPKQPASMIIVGSGAIGVEFAYFYHSIGTKVTIVEFLPRIVPNEDEDISRELEKIYKRKGIDIMTSSEVTAVDTSGKGVKATVKTPNGNVTLEADILLSAVGIVANIENIGLETLGVKTEKGKIAVDTYYQTNVPGIYAIGDCIPGPALAHVASKEGIVCVEHIAFQEKKYARKPEPIDYHNIPGCTYCSPEIASVGYTEKAAREAGYEVKVGKFPLSASGKATAAGANEGFIKVVFDAKYGEWLGTHMIGYNVTEIIAETVVARKLETTYQEVLDSIHPHPTISESVKDAIEVAYGEAIHL
- the clpB gene encoding ATP-dependent chaperone ClpB, with product MNLNEFTIKSQETIQKAQQLAFEARNPAIETGHLLKALLDENPDTMEYLLKKNEVNLNFLQARLNDILKRYPRLESGEGGQTISRDLNNALMRASTLIKEFKDEFVSVEHLLLALLMGNDDVASLLKDAGMTEKGLRVAIADLRKGSTVTSQTAESQFNALQKYARNLNELAAAGKLDPVIGRDEEIRRTLHILSRRTKNNPILVGEPGVGKTAIVEGLAHRIINGDVPENLKTKVIYALDMGALMAGAKYRGEFEERLKAVIKEVTESNGEVILFIDEIHTLVGAGAMEGAMDAANIMKPALARGELRAIGATTLNEYQKYFERDKALERRFQKVMIDEPSVEDAISILRGLKDRYETHHHVRIKDEAIIAAVELSHRYITDRFLPDKAIDLIDEAAAKLRLEMNSMPEELDELERKIRQLEIEREAIKRENDQQKLEELSREIAELSEQRNALKAKWQQEKEIVDKIQSAKATIENLKIEAEQAERNGDYGRVAEIRYGRIREQENLVKQYTQELEKLSADKRLLKEEVDAEDIAEIVSKATGIPVTRMMQSEKEKLLHLEDELHKRVVGQDEAIEAVANAIRRSRAGLQDERRPIGSFIFLGTTGVGKTELAKALAECLFDDERMMTRIDMSEYQEKHTVSRLIGAPPGYVGYEEGGQLTEAVRRKPYSVILLDEIEKAHPDVWNILLQVLDDGRLTDNKGRVVNFKNTIIIMTSNLGSHIIQENFNQLTDDNKEEIIERTRAEVMALLRQTIRPEFLNRIDEIILFQPLMKEQIREIVNIQLNHLQEQMQKNGYQVDFTDYLIDYLSVAGYDPQFGARPLKRVIQKEIVNPLSKKIIAGEIEKNKPVLIDVFDGVVVFRTNHHEHASVESTGHAVR